The Haloferax volcanii DS2 DNA segment ACTCGCACCCTCGCCACCGCGCCCGGCGAAAAAGTACTTGTCACTGTGCTATGACGTTTCGGTCGATGCGTTCCCGCAGGACACCACCCGATTCGCTCTCCGCCAGCGACTCGGCCGGGACCGACGACCCGGCTTCGGCCGCCACCGGCACCAGCACCCGCCGCGGCGTGCTTCGCCTGCTCGGAGCGGGCGCGGTCGCCGGGGTCGCCGGATGCCTCGGCGGCGACGAGGGACAGACTGACGACGACTTCCCCGAGGGCGTCCGCTTCGAAGACGGCTGGCGGACCTACGCCCACGACGACGCGAACACCGCGTTCCTCCGCGACGGAACGGCCATCTCCGAGCCGACTATCGAGTACGAACCCGACTTCGGGATAGGCTCGACCGAGCCAGTCGCCGCCGACGGGGTGGCTTACACGCCCAGCGACCCGATACGGGCGCTCGACCCGGCCGCCGGCGAGGAGTTGTGGACCGCACAGGGTGAGGAGTGGACCGCACCGGTCGTCCTCGACGGAATCGTCTACTCGCTCGGTGTGACGGTCCACGGCCCGAACCGACTCGCGCTCTACCGCGCCCGGACCGGTCGGCTGTTCCGAACTATCGAACTCCCCGGCCGCCCGCGGACGCCACCGGCGTTCTCCAACGACCGCGAGACGCTGTTTCTCGGCCTCGACGACGAGCGCGTCTGCGCGGTCGATATCGACGCCGCCGAGGTCAAATGGACGCGGTCGCTGTTCGGCGCGGTCCGGCGACCCCTCGCGGTCAACCTCCACTCGATTTTCGTGGTCACCGAGGGCCAGCGGCTCTACTGCCTCGGAACTGACGGACGTGCCCGCTGGCAGACTCCGACCGAGACGGTCGAAACCGTCGCGCCGGTCGTCGGCGACGAGCGGGTGTACATCGCCGGTTGGGACCGCATCGCCGCGCTCGAACGGCGGAACGGCGACGTGGTCTGGGAGGACGACCGCGGCGTCCACGAACGCCTCGCGTTCGACGGCGATCGCCTCTACGCGGTTCGCGGGTCGCTCCGGGCGCTCGACAGCGCGACCGGCGAGGAGCGGTGGCGCTACGACCCCGAAGAGACCGTCTCCGCCGCGAGCGTCGTCGGCGACACGGTCTACGTCGGCACGGGACGCGGCGACCTCGTCGCCCTGAACCGAACCGGCGACGGTGGCCTGTTCGGTGACCGCGAGCGCTGGTCGATTTCGCTCGGTCGTAACGTCGGCCACTCGCTGGCCGCGACCGACCGCCGGGTGCTCTGTCCGCTCGTCCGCGACGACGGCCTGCCGAGCATAACTGTCGTCGCCGACGCCGACGAGTCGAGCGCGGGAACGACCGCGGACGCCGGCGGGTCGGAGTCGTGACGAACCCCGACGCGAGACTATCGAGACGGGCGTTCCTCGGGACTCTCGGAACCGGCGCAGCCGTCGGTCTCGCGGGCTGTGTCGGTGGCGATGAGGGCTCCACGGGCGACGGGCGCGCCGACTGGCCGCATCCGTATTTCTCGCCGGAGGGAACGGGCTACAACCCCCGTGCGACCGGCCCGGCGTCGAAGCCGAGCGAGTCGTGGGGCATCGAGGTGAACGGCCTCGAACTGGCACGCCCGGTCGTGTTCGACGAGACGGTGTATCTCGCGACCAGCGAGCGCCTCCGGGCGTTTTCGGCCGCCGATGGCACCGAGCTGTGGTCGGTCGAAAGCGACACTCAGAGCGGCTTCCGCTCGTCGGTGACGGTCGATTCGGAGCGCGTCTACGTCGGCCATTCCGGGGCCAGAACCGGCGTGCTCGCGTACACCCATGACGGCGAAGAAGCGTGGCACGCGCCGACCGCGTCGAGCGTCTGGGCACCCGTCGTCCGACCCGAACCGGACCGCGACTGTCTCTACACCGCTGACACCGCGGGGAACCTCTACCGCGTCCGCGCCAGCGACGGGAGCGTCGAGTGGCGCGAGGAACTGTTCGGCCCGGTTCGGTCCCTCGCGGCTCGGGACGACACCGTCGTCGCCGGCACGGAGGGCGGCGAGGTGGTCACGTTCCGCGACGAGGGCGTCGAGCGCGGCCTGACCGGGAACTGGCGAACCAAACACCCGGGCGGCGTGCAGTCGCTCGCAGTCGCCGGGTCGGGCGACGTGTTCGCAGGCTTCTTCGGCGCGGGCGTCGCCCGACTCAGCGGCGGCCTCCGCGCCGGTGCGGTGGCCTGGCACCAAGAAGACCCCTCGCCCCACGGCTCGCTCGTCGTCGGCCCCCGGCGCATCTTTTCGACCGACGGGGCCGGCCTCGACGCCTTCGACAGGCGCGAGGGGTCGCCCGCGTGGCAGGCCGGCGACGACTTCTTCGCCCCGCCCGCCGGTGCCGGCGACACGATATTCGTCTCGGACACGAGCGACGACGGCGGCGTCGTCGCCTACGATGCCGGGGGCGGCGTCGGCCTCGACGACACCCGAATCGGGGCCGAGCGCTGGCGCTACGACCTCGCGGGGCGCGCCTTGACCGGTCCGACGCCGGCGGGCGACGCGCTGTTCGTCGTCGAATCCGGCGGCGACGACGGACCACGGCGACTCGTCGCGTTGCGGGCCGGGTAACAGAGCGATTCGGGGGCGCTCGACAGGGTCGTCTCGGGAGACCGCGACCCTCAGATGAGCCCCAGTATCCACCGCGTGACCTCGGAGGTCGCGAAGAAGGCACCTTCCACCCGGGAGAGAACCCTCCCGGTCCAGAGCGCGGCGACTATCAGGAGAGTGACCGCGACGAGCCACGCGAACGTCCCGAGCGCCGAGGCGCTCACCACGAGCGGGCGAGCGACCGCCGCGACGCCGACGATGCCGGTGATGTTGAGGATGTTGCTGCCGACGACGTTGCCCACCGAGACCCCGAGGCTCCGCTGTCGGAGCGCAACCAGCGAGACGGCGAACTCCGGCGTCGACGTCCCCGCCGCGACGATTGTGCCGCCGATGACCCACTAGGAGACGCCGGCCCCGCGGGCCAGCTCCGAGGCGGCGAGCACCATGTAGTCGCCGCTCACCAACACCAGCGCCAACCCGCCCGCGAGGAACACGGCGTCCCGCCCGGGGAAGTCGATTCGGTCGGTTATCGGGCGGGTCACGCCGCCGTCTCCGAGCGACTGGTCGGCCGATTGCTCAGTCGATTGCTCGGTTGCTCCATCGGCCTCAGTCTGGGTGCCACGGAGCAGGTACGCCGTGTAGGCGACGAACGCCGCGACTAAGAGCGCGCCTTCGAGCCTCGTCACCCGGAGGTCGAACAGAACCAGTCCGCCGAGGAGCGTGCTCGCCAGCAGGGCGACGCCGTCGCGGGAGACGAGCGACTCCGCGACCGGAATCACCCGGAACAGCGAGATGACGCCCAACACGAACGCCACGTTGTAGATGTTCGAGCCGAGGACGTTGGCGACCGCGATGTCGCCCAACCGCTTGTACGCGGCGTCGACCGCGACCGAGAGCTCCGGCGTCGAGGTCCCGATTGCGACGATTGTCAGCCCGATGGTGAGCTCCGAGAGGCCGAACCGCCGAGCCGACCGAACGGCGGCGTCGACCAACAGCCGCGCGCCGACCCAGAGCCCGAGCACTGACACGAGAATGACGCCGATTTGAACGACGGGTCCGCCTCTGAGCATGGTACTGAGTTCCCGGGAGTCGGATAATCAATGTTGGGCGCGCGGCGTTCACAATCTATCGACGACCGCGAGACCGCGAGACCGCGAAGCCCCCAGACTGCCGACCTACTCCTCGGGCGCGCCGGAGACGATGTCGACGCCCGACGACGCGCCGATGCGCTCCGCGCCGGCTTCGAACATGGCGACCGCCTCGTCGTAGGAGCCGACGCCGCCGGAGGCCTTGACGGGCAGGTACTCGGCCATGAGTGCCACGTCCTCGACCGTCGCGCCGCCGTCGGCGAAGCCGGTGGAGGTCTTGACGAAGGCGGCGTCGGCCTCGGCGGCCGCCTCGCAGGCGCGGTGTTTCTCTTCCTCGGTGAGAAGCGCCGTCTCGATGATGACTTTCACGGGAACCGGGACGGCGGCGACGACCTCCGAGATGTCCTCGGTCACGAGTTCGTCGTCGCCGGCTTTGAGCCGACCGACGTTGATGACCATGTCCAGTTCGTCCGCGCCGGCCTGCCACGCGTCGACGGCCTCCTCGCGCTTGGCCGTCGTCGTGTGCTGACCGTGGGGGAAGCCGACGACCGTCGCCAGCAACACGTCCGGGGCGTACTCGCTCGCCTCGGCGACGTAGCACGGCGGGATGCAGGCGTTCATCCCCCACTCGGCGGCGGCGTCGAGGACGGCCTCCACGTCGGCCATCGTCGTCTCGGGTCCGAGGACCGTGTGGTCGATGCGGGCGGCGAGGTCGGCTCGGTTCATACCCTGTCGAGGCGACCCGAGACTAAAGAACGTAAGGCTTTCACGCCGCCCCACCGCGCCTCCTGCATGGCCATCCTCCCCGAGGGGTTCGCGCTCCCGCCGCTCCCCTACCTCGTCGCCCTCGTCGCGGGACTCGTCGGCGTCGGCGTCGGACTGACTCGCACGCGCCCGACGGTCACGCCCGCGCACGTCCTCGCGCTCGTCCCGTGGATGGTGTCGGGGTCGGCGCTGCACGTCCTCTACGTCGTCGACGCGCTCCCGCCCGCGGTCGAACCGCTCGCCGGCACGCCCGCGGTCTACCTCTCCGTGGCCGTCGTCGCCGGCGCGACGTGGCTCGCGCTCGACGCGGCCGACCTCGCCTCGCCGCAGACGCTCGCGGCTCCGGGGCTGCTCGTCGCCGCCGGCCTCGCCGGCTTCGCGCTCTTTATCGGCCTCGCCGCCGGGACGCTCTCGGTCGTCTGGCCCGGTACCGCACTCGTCGCCGCGCTCGTCGTCACCCCGCTGACGTGGCGGGTCGTGACGCGACTCGCACCCGAGGCGGCCGCCGCGGGGTCGCTCGGACTCCTCGCACTCTTCGGGCACGCCCTCGACGCGCTGTCGACCGCCGTCGGCGTCGACGTGCTCGGCTTCGGCGAGCGGACGCCGCTGTCGCGCGTCATCCTCGACGCCGCCGCGGCGCTCCCGACCGCGGAGGTCATCGGCGTCGGCTGGCTGTTCGTCCTCGTGAAACTCGCCGTCGCCGGCTTCGTGGTCGCCCTCCTCGCCGACTACGTCCGCGAGGACCCGACCGAGGGGTCGCTCCTGTTGGGCCTCGTCGCCGCCGTCGGCCTCGGCCCCGGCGTCCACAACCTCCTGTTGTTCGCCATCGCCGGCTGAGGCCGCGACCCTGTTTGGGCCGCCCGCCTGCCGGCCTCCGCATGCCCGCTGTTGCGCCGCGCTCCGTAGTCGCCCGACCCGGGAGAGTTATCCCACCGGCGACCCGACCTCCGCGGACGCATGTCCCGTGTCATCTGCGCCGGCCACGTCAACTGGGACGTCACCCTCCGCGTGGACGCCCTGCCGGAGCCCGACGGCGAGGCGACCGTCGAGTCGCGGGTCGGCGCGGGCGGCGGCAGCGCCGCCAACGTCGCCAGCGGCCTCGTCGGCCTCGACGTGCCCGCCGCGCTCCTGGGGAGCGTCGGCGACGACGAACACGGCCACGCCGCCGTCGCCGAACTCGCCTCGAAGGGCGTCGACTGCCGCCACGTCGTCAGCGTCGACGGCGGCCCGACCACGGTCAAGTACATCGTCGTCGACGCCGCGGGCGAGGTGTTCGTCCTCGGCTCGCCCGGCGTCAACGAGGCGTTCGAGGCGACCGACCTCCCGACCGACCCGCTCGCGGCCGCCGACCACCTCCACCTGACGAGCCAGTCGCCCGAGACGGCCGCGACGCTCGCCAGACGGGCCCACGAGGAGGATACGACGGTCAGCTTCGACCCCGGGCGGCGCGTCGGCGACCGGGGCTACGCCGACGCCCTCCGCGAGGTGGACTTCGTCTTTCTCAACGACCGCGAGGCCGCCACCGCGCTCGGTGAAGCGGCGGTCCAGCGCGGACGAGACGCCGCCGCAGACCCCGTCTCAGACGTGGCCGAGGCGCTCGCGCAGACGACGCTCGTTCTCAAACACGGCCCGCGCGGCGCGGAGGTCAGAGACGGCGACGACCGACACGTCCACCCGGGCTACCCTATCGACGCGGTTGACACGACCGGCGCGGGCGACGCCTTCGCCTCGGGCTTCATCGCGGCCCGCCTCGACGGGGCGACCTACGAGCGGGCGCTGGCGGTCGCCAACGCCTGCGGCGCGCTCACCGCGGCCGAACCGGGCGCGCGGACGCAACTCAGTTGGCGGCGGCTGGACGACCTCATCGAGGGCTGAGCCGCCGCGTCCACGCCGCTCGGCTCCGACCCAACCAGTTTTATCCTCACCAGCCATTCGTCGGGACGATGTTCGACCACCTCCCGGCCGCCGTCGCCGCCCTCGACGCCGCGTCGAGCCTCGGCGCAGTCGCCGGGCGACTGCTGCTCGGCGCGGTCGTCGGCGTCGCGGCCGCCGTCGTGATGGCCATCCCGATGTGGCGGCAGGACGACGGCTTCACCCCGGCGTACGTCGCCGCGGCGGTCGTCCGCCGGACGACGCCCGACGAGGTGAGCTTCGGCGACGCGAACGTCGCCCACCACGCCGCCGGCGCGCTCGCCGGCGTCCTCTACGCGGTCGTCTACCTCGTCACCGACGCCGTCGCGCCGGACCTCGGCGTCGCCGGCATCGGCATCGACCTCCCCTCGCACCTCGTCGCGACCGCGGTCGTCGTGGCGTTCATCTACGTCGCGTTCGCCCGGTTTATCTTCCCTCGCGCCGGCCGGCGCATCTACGGGGAGCGCGCGACGGCGGTCCGCGGGCAGTGGCTCCGCTCCTCGCTCGTGTTCGGGGCGACGCTACTGGTCCTCGCGCCGGCGATTTTCCCCGGGTTCGCGTGACGGCGGCTCGGTCGGAAGCCCGGCCGACGGACCGCGGTCCGTGCCCCCCGGTCGAACCGCGTCGTTTTTGCCCGCGACCCGAGTGGGTCGGTACATGGCGAAACAGCCCCACCTCCTCGTCGAAGAAGGCGACGTGAACGACATCGCGCTCATCCCGGGCGACCCCGGGCGCGTCGACCGCATCGCAAAGCAGTGCGAGAACGTCGAGGAAGTCGCGCAGAACCGCGAGTACAAGGTCGTCAACGCCGAGTACGAGGGCGTCCCGCTCACCATCTCCTCGACCGGCATCGGCTGTCCCTCGGCCGCCATCGCCATCGAGGAACTCGCCCGCGTCGGCGTGGAGACGTTCATCCGCGTCGGCACTATCGGCGCGCTGCAAGCGGACATCGAAGTCGGTGATATGATCGTCGCCACGGGCGCGGCCAAGGAGGAAGGTACCTCGAAGCGCTACGAGTCCGAGGTGTACCCGGCCGTCCCCGACTACGACGTGCTCACCTCGCTCGTCGACTCGGCCGAAGCCAACGACGAGGACGTCCACGTCGGCCCCATCGTCTCCGACGACGCGTTCTACAACGAGTCCGACGAGTACGTCGAAGACTGGAACGACGCCGGCCTGCTCGCCATCGAGATGGAGGCCGCGACGGTGTTCTCGCTCGCCCGCCGTCGGGGGCTCCGCGCCGGCGCTATCTGCACGGTCGACGGCAACCTCGTCGCCGGCACGCAGAAGGGAGCCGACTCGGACGAGGAACTCCCCGAGAAGGCGAAGAACAACGTCGAGCGCGCCATCTCCATCTCGCTCGACGCCGTTGCCGACCTCGCGTAGACGACAGCCGTGGACCCTCGCCATCTCGCGGCCCGCGCGGTCGCACGCGTCGGCGCGCTCCGCGACCGGATTCGCCGGGTAGAGCGGCTCGAGATGGTGGCGTTCGGCCGCTGGATAGAGAACACGAACAACCTGCTGCATCTCTCGATTCTCCTCATCATCCCCGTGCTCATCGCGGTGGTGACGCTCATCTCCAACTCGGTCAGCACGCTGTCGTTCCTGCTGTT contains these protein-coding regions:
- a CDS encoding outer membrane protein assembly factor BamB family protein: MTNPDARLSRRAFLGTLGTGAAVGLAGCVGGDEGSTGDGRADWPHPYFSPEGTGYNPRATGPASKPSESWGIEVNGLELARPVVFDETVYLATSERLRAFSAADGTELWSVESDTQSGFRSSVTVDSERVYVGHSGARTGVLAYTHDGEEAWHAPTASSVWAPVVRPEPDRDCLYTADTAGNLYRVRASDGSVEWREELFGPVRSLAARDDTVVAGTEGGEVVTFRDEGVERGLTGNWRTKHPGGVQSLAVAGSGDVFAGFFGAGVARLSGGLRAGAVAWHQEDPSPHGSLVVGPRRIFSTDGAGLDAFDRREGSPAWQAGDDFFAPPAGAGDTIFVSDTSDDGGVVAYDAGGGVGLDDTRIGAERWRYDLAGRALTGPTPAGDALFVVESGGDDGPRRLVALRAG
- a CDS encoding carbohydrate kinase family protein, with amino-acid sequence MSRVICAGHVNWDVTLRVDALPEPDGEATVESRVGAGGGSAANVASGLVGLDVPAALLGSVGDDEHGHAAVAELASKGVDCRHVVSVDGGPTTVKYIVVDAAGEVFVLGSPGVNEAFEATDLPTDPLAAADHLHLTSQSPETAATLARRAHEEDTTVSFDPGRRVGDRGYADALREVDFVFLNDREAATALGEAAVQRGRDAAADPVSDVAEALAQTTLVLKHGPRGAEVRDGDDRHVHPGYPIDAVDTTGAGDAFASGFIAARLDGATYERALAVANACGALTAAEPGARTQLSWRRLDDLIEG
- a CDS encoding nucleoside phosphorylase, with amino-acid sequence MAKQPHLLVEEGDVNDIALIPGDPGRVDRIAKQCENVEEVAQNREYKVVNAEYEGVPLTISSTGIGCPSAAIAIEELARVGVETFIRVGTIGALQADIEVGDMIVATGAAKEEGTSKRYESEVYPAVPDYDVLTSLVDSAEANDEDVHVGPIVSDDAFYNESDEYVEDWNDAGLLAIEMEAATVFSLARRRGLRAGAICTVDGNLVAGTQKGADSDEELPEKAKNNVERAISISLDAVADLA
- the deoC gene encoding deoxyribose-phosphate aldolase, with protein sequence MNRADLAARIDHTVLGPETTMADVEAVLDAAAEWGMNACIPPCYVAEASEYAPDVLLATVVGFPHGQHTTTAKREEAVDAWQAGADELDMVINVGRLKAGDDELVTEDISEVVAAVPVPVKVIIETALLTEEEKHRACEAAAEADAAFVKTSTGFADGGATVEDVALMAEYLPVKASGGVGSYDEAVAMFEAGAERIGASSGVDIVSGAPEE
- a CDS encoding PQQ-like beta-propeller repeat protein, giving the protein MLRLLGAGAVAGVAGCLGGDEGQTDDDFPEGVRFEDGWRTYAHDDANTAFLRDGTAISEPTIEYEPDFGIGSTEPVAADGVAYTPSDPIRALDPAAGEELWTAQGEEWTAPVVLDGIVYSLGVTVHGPNRLALYRARTGRLFRTIELPGRPRTPPAFSNDRETLFLGLDDERVCAVDIDAAEVKWTRSLFGAVRRPLAVNLHSIFVVTEGQRLYCLGTDGRARWQTPTETVETVAPVVGDERVYIAGWDRIAALERRNGDVVWEDDRGVHERLAFDGDRLYAVRGSLRALDSATGEERWRYDPEETVSAASVVGDTVYVGTGRGDLVALNRTGDGGLFGDRERWSISLGRNVGHSLAATDRRVLCPLVRDDGLPSITVVADADESSAGTTADAGGSES
- a CDS encoding DUF63 family protein, which encodes MAILPEGFALPPLPYLVALVAGLVGVGVGLTRTRPTVTPAHVLALVPWMVSGSALHVLYVVDALPPAVEPLAGTPAVYLSVAVVAGATWLALDAADLASPQTLAAPGLLVAAGLAGFALFIGLAAGTLSVVWPGTALVAALVVTPLTWRVVTRLAPEAAAAGSLGLLALFGHALDALSTAVGVDVLGFGERTPLSRVILDAAAALPTAEVIGVGWLFVLVKLAVAGFVVALLADYVREDPTEGSLLLGLVAAVGLGPGVHNLLLFAIAG